The nucleotide sequence TGTTTCTTTGTTCCAGCCAATTGACAGAAATATAGAATTAAACATAAGAAATCATCCTGATGAATAAATTATTTTATTTGTAATAAATTATATTTAATATAATATATATATTACAAAGCATACAAATACACATCCTCTATTCTACAAACATTTATAAGTTGTGGTATTATTACAACTTTACAGGGAAAATTTTCCCTGTTTTTTTATTTTGCTTATAATTTTCTTAATTATGCAAATAATAATTCTGTACAAATCATAAAAGGAGATGTAATTATGAAATCATTAGATACTACCGCATTAATTTTTATAATCATAGGTGCTATAAACTGGGGCTTAATTGGATTTTTTAAATTTGATTTAATTGCTTCCTTGTTTGGTACAATGTCCACATTAAGCAGAATAATATATGCTCTTGTCGGAATATCTGGATTATACTCTCTTTCATTTTTAGGTAGAGAAAGAGACACTAATGAAAATATGGAAAACAGGGAAACTAGATAAAAAGTCAAATAGTCTTTTCTTTAAGAATAGAAAAGACTATTTGACTTTTTATATTTTTATTTCAATTCTCTTTTTATTCCTCTATTTAATGTATTCTGATAGTCGATGAAACTATATACATCTTCTTCAAATAATTCACTAAATTTTTTAAGTTCTTCTAACGATAAATCCTCTATGGCTTTTATATTTTGTTCACAATAAAGTACAATCTCCCCTATTACCTTATGTGCATCTCTAAATGGCATTCCTTTATTAGCAAGATAATCTGCTGCCTCTGTTGCATTTAGAAATCCCTGCTTTACCGATTTAAATGTATTCTTTTCTTTTATTTTTAATGTGGAGAGCATACCACTCATAATTTTCAAGCAGCTTAATACAGTATCTAAGGAATTAAAAAACTGCTCCTTATCTTCCTGCATATCTTTATTATAGGCAAGGGGAATGCCTTTCATAATGGTAAGCAGTGCAATTAATGAACCATATACTCTCCCAGTTTTGCCTCTTATGAGTTCTGCAGCATCGGGATTTTTCTTTTGAGGCATAATACTACTTCCTGTTGAAAACTCATCATCTATCTGAACAAAGTCAAACTCTTTTGTACTCCATAGAATAAGTTCTTCGCTTAACCTGCTAAGGTGCATCATAATTATTGAAAAACAAGACAATAGTTCAATAACATAATCTCTATCACTTACTCCATCTAAAAAATTGTCTACTGGCTTATTAAAACCCAGCTCCCTGGTTGTAAAATTTCTATCTATATTATACGTAGTTCCAGCTAATGCACAGCAGCCTAATGGATTTTCATTCATTATCTCAATTGCATTTCTAACTCTCTTCTTGTCTCTTAAAAGCATATTATAATATGCTAATATATGATGCTTAAAAGTAATTACCTGAGCCCTCTGAAGATGTGTGTAGCCAGGCATTATAGAATCATTTTTATAAGCTAATTCCTTTATTGCAGCCTGCAGCATTTCAATATTATCTATAACCTCATATGCTTTCTTCTTTGCATATAATCTTAAATCTACTGCTACCTGGTCATTCCTGCTTCTTGCAGTATGAAGTTTTTTGCCAACTTCACCTACCCGCTCTATCAAATTAGTTTCAACAAAACTGTGAATATCTTCATAATCTCCATCTATTTTGAGCTTGCCACTTTCAATATCAGAAAGTATTGATTTCAGTCCATTCTGAATAATACTGCATTCTTCCTGAGTTAATATACATGATTTTGCAAGCATCTTAACGTGAGCAATACTACCTTGTATATCCTCAAAGTACAAGGTTTTATCAAAACTTAGAGAACTATTAAAATCCTCCATAAGTTTGTTTTCTGCTTTTTTAAATCTTCCACCCCAAAGTTTCATATTTAACCTTCCCTTTTATCTACAATAGCTTTAATTTTACTTGGAAGAGAGAATATATTTATAAATCCTTCAGCATCCTTGTGGTTATAAAGATCACTTGCTCCAAATGAAGAAACATCTTGATCAAATAATGCATGTGGTGCATCTATACTTGCAACAATAACATTTCCTTTATATAGTTTAAGTTTAACTGTACCTGTGACATTTTTCTGCGTTGTATCGATGAATGCATCAAGTGCCTCTTTAAGCGTAGTAAACCAAAGTCCATCATATACAAGCTCACCATATTTTTGAGATATAATTTGTTTAAAATGAAATGCATCTTTATCTACAGTTAATTCTTCAAGTTCCTTATGTGCTGCATAAAGAATTGTTCCACCAGGTGTCTCATAAACTCCTCTTGATTTCATCCCAACAAGTCTATTCTCGACCATATCCACGATTCCTATTCCATTTTGACCACCTAATTTATTTAATGTTTCAATAAGTTCAACCGGCTTTATATCTTTACCATTTAATTTTTTAGGTATACCATGTTCAAAGTACAAATCAATATATGTAGCTTCGTCCTTTGCAAGTTCTGGTGGCGTAATAGTCATATATAAATCCTGTTTAGGTTCATTTTTTGGATCTTCCAAATCTCCGCCTTCATGACTTGTATGCCATAAATTTTTATCAACTGAATATATCTTTTTCTTAGTTACTGAAATCTCTATTCCCTTAGCATTTGCATAATCTATAGCATCTTCTCTTGATTTTATATCCCATATTCTCCAAGGGGCAATTATCTTTATTGAAGGATCAAATGCTGCTATTCCAACTTCAAAACGTACCTGATCATTGCCTTTTCCAGTGCATCCATGAGCTATATATTTTGCACCCTCGGCATGTGCTATTTCAGTAAGTCTTTTTGCCATCAAAGGTCTTGCAAGTGATGTACCAAGCATATATTTTCCTTCATAAAGAGCATTAGCTTTTACAGCTTTGAATAAATATTGAGTTACAAATTCCTCTTTTACATCTTCTATATAAACTTTTATGGCACCAGTTTTTAAAGCCTTTTCCCTGACTTTATCCATATCATCATCCTGGCCAACATTTATGCAGGCTGCTATAACATCTAAATCATAATTTTCTTTAAGCCATTGAATTATTATAGAAGTATCTAATCCTCCTGAATATGCTAATACAACTTTATCTTTCATAACATTCTCCCTCCAACATTCTGACTTTAATTAAAAGCCAATATTTTATATAAATAATCATAATTAATTTTATATTCTTAAGATTCAAACTATTTAAAGTCTATCTTATAATGATGCTTATTTGTAATAAGTAAAAGCAAGTACTTATTACAAATAAACATTATTCACACATCATTATTTAAGTACTTTTTTCAAAAATTCTTTTGTTCTTTCTTCTTTCGGATGGGAAAATATATCATCAGGTACACCCTGTTCTACTATCTTTCCACCATCCATAAATATAACTCTGTCTGCCACTTCTCTTGCAAATCCCATTTCATGAGTTACAACAACCATTGTCATTCCGTCTTTTGCAAGATCCTTCATTACATTTAAAACTTCTCCAACAAGTTCAGGATCAAGCGCAGATGTAGGTTCATCAAAAAGCATTATATCGGGATTCATAGCCAGAGCTCTGGCTATAGCTACCCTCTGCTGTTGTCCACCGGAGAGTTTAGTTGGATAAAAATCTTCCTTATCCGATAATCCAACCTTAGCTAAAAGTTTTTTAGCCTTATCTAAAACATCTGATTTATTTTCCTTCTTTACAATTGAAGGCGCTATCATTACATTTTCAAGGGCAGTCATATGCGGAAATAAATTGAAGTTTTGAAAAACCATACCCATTTTAGTCGTAATTCTTCTGAGTAATTTCTTATCTTTAGAATTAAGTTCTTCCCCTTCGATAATTACTTTTCCACCATTTATTTCCTCTAAATGGTTTAAACATCTTAAAAATGTACTTTTCCCGGATCCTGATGGTCCAATAACAACTAATACTTCACCTTTTTTTATATCAACATTTAAATTTTCAAAAACAGTTAGGTCATTAAATTTTTTTGTTAAATTTTTAGCCTCTATCATAAACTGCTTGGGGCTAAAATCCACACAGTTATTTACTGCTGTATTCTCCATAATATTTCCTCCTATACTTTTTTAATTAATCATAAACAGAAAGCTTTTTTTCAAATGTAGAAAAAATACCTGTAAATATAGTAGTCATAAGCAAATACAACACTCCTGCAGTAAGAAAAACTTCTATAGGCTTAAAAGTAGTTGCATACATCTGTTGAGCTGACCTCATAAGTTCAACCATAGCTATCGTTGAAACTAATGATGTATCTTTAAGCATAGCTATAAATTCATTTCCTACAGGTGGGATTATCAATTTAAATGTCTGGGGCAATATTATCTTCCTCATTGTCTCTGAATAATTAAATCCCAAAGCTTTAGCTGCTTCAAACTGTCCTTTATCCACTGATTGAATTCCACCTCTTATTATTTCAGCCATATATGCACTGCAATTAAGTGAAAGACCTATTACAGCTGCCTCAAACGGTGTTAACTTCAATCCTATAAACGGTAAACCATAATAAAAGAAAAATAATTGTAAAAGTAAAGGTGTTCCTCTAAATATCCATGTATAGAAACTTGATATAAATCTCAATATAACATTCTTAGAAAGCTTTAAAAGAGCTAAAAGTATACCAAGTATTGTTCCAACAACCAAAGTAATAACTGTTAATTCTACAGTCATAGCACTCCCTTTTAGCAGTATAGGCAATGTATTTATGACAGTTCCTGTGTCCAATATATTCACTCCAATTCAAATTTTAATTTATATCATCTCATTATTTGTATATATCAGTTCCAAACCATTTTATTGAAAGCTTAGAAAGTTCTCCTTCTTTTTTCAATTCATTTACGGCTTTTTGAACTGCACTCTGAAGATCTTTATTTTCCTTTTTAAATCCTATTCCCATTGGTTCTTTCGTAAGATTATCATTCAACACCAAATACTTGCCTTTTTTATCAGAAGCTGACAAATAATATCTTCCAACCGGTTCATCCACTACAACTGCATCTATTCTACCTATTAATAAATCCTGGAGTTCTTCTGTTGTCTTGTCATATTTTTTTACTTCCTTTAATCCCTTCATTTTAGCGGCAACATTTTCACTCGTAGTTCCAAGTCCTACACCAACAGTCTTACCTTTTAAGTCATCTGCTTTTTTTATAGCCGTATTGCCATTTTTAACAATTATAATTTGAGAATCCATTAAATATGGTTCTGAAAAGGCTATTTCCTTCTTTCTTTCATCAGTTATACTCAGTCCTGATATTATAGCATCAAATTTTCCAGTTTTAAGTGCTAAAATTATTCCATTAAAATCAGTAGGTACAAATTCTGTTTTTACTCCTAATTTTTTACCAATAGCATTTGCCATATCTATGTCAAAACCTTTTAATTCATTTTTATTATTTCTAAACTCCATAGGTGGAAATGAATCCTCCAGACCTATTTTTATTACCCCTGCTTTTTTTATATTATCTAATGAACTATCACTGCTTGACTTACTTTGTCCAGAATTACTGGAATTGCTGGAACTACCACATCCTGCAAACAGTGCAGCTGAAAATATAAATATAAACATCAAAGCCATTAGTTTTTTAAATTTTTTCATGATTTTCTCCCCTTTTCAAAATTACTTATTCTTTCCTTAGATAGTATAATAATTATACATCGATTTTTATAAATATGCAATAGTTTATTCTACTTTCGTATATGTATTGTACATATAATCACATAAATATTAATTTACTTAAATTTTTATACATATTATATAAATTAATCAATGTATTTTATATAGTCAAGTGACATTTTTATGTATTATAGGTAAAAGTATATATTCTTTTATAATATATTTTCTATATAGTGCATAAATATCACTGTAATGTTGTAAAGTATTCAACTTAATTATTATATTATATTTATAGATAAAAGTCATCAAAAAATAAGTAGAAATATTTTAATGTCAAATTAAAATTTTCTACTTATTATAATATATCAAATCAATGAATTTATTCAGAATTATGTAATATCTACATATAATCTGCTCTATATTTCTCCATAGTTCCTTTAAATATCTGGCCCGTAGAAGCTGGTGTGTACACAATAGAGTTAGCACCGGCTTCTATAGTTTCCCTTATACTTTCTTCAGTTTTTCCTCCACTTGCAATTATTGGAAATTCGTTGTATCTACTTCTAATACTTCTAACAACACTAGCAGTATTTTTACCGGCAGATACATTAAAAATTGTAGTCCCAGCCTCAATTCTTTTATCCAGGTCTTCCTTTTCCGACACAACAGTTACAACTATTGGACTATCTATTGTATCTCTTACTCCTCTTATAATATCATTTGGAGTGGGACTGTTTACAACAATTCCCATTGCCCCTTGAAATTCAGCATCCAATGCCAAATTTATAACCCTTTTTCCAGTAGTAAGTCCTCCACCAACTCCACAAAAAACCGGTACATCTGATGCAGTTATGAGTACATGAGTTATGAGTGGCTGAGGTGTAAAAGGATAAACCGCAAATATTGCATCCGCATTATTATTTTTAATAACAGCCACATCCGTAGTAAATATGAATGATTTTATCCTCTTTCCAAATACTTTAATGCCGCTCGCTTCTCTTATTACCTCGGGCATATTTATCATATGACTTCTAAGAATTCCCTTTATAGTTGGTACGTATTTAGTATTTTTTGCCATGAGCTCTACCTCCATATCATTTCTTTATATAATATTTTATTACAATTTTTCTAAACTAACCAGTAATTTTATGCTAACATCATAAAGTTAATTTATTACAAAGAATCTTTTTGCCATTTTTACAGATTTCCTGGCACCTTTAACATAAAAATCTGCTCCTGTCATATCTGCATATTTATACTTAGGGGAGATAAACTTACTTTTCAACTATAAACTCTATATAGGGTTTGTAATTCCAAGCTTAACTTAGCCTCTAGCCGGGATTTCTAAAATTTAGGCACATTAAAAAATTTTGTAGTAAGTATTAGCGGGGAATTCTTAAAAGTCTTAGTGGATTTTATATGTTTGAGCAAAGCGAGTTTATAAAATCTGCTTAGACTTTTATAAACGCAAGCTTAGACTTACTAGAAATTTTTTACGTGACGAATTTTGGGAATCCCGGCTAGAGGCTAAGTTAAACTTTCAGTTACAAACCTTAAATAAAAAAGCCACTTCTATAAGAAAGCAGCCTTAAATATTACCTTAATACTTCATTATTAATTATTCATCTCTTCTATTATAGCACTTGTAAATTCTGAAGTAGAAGCACTTCCACCTAAATCACATGTAACACACCTTCCATCGGCAAGTACCTTCTGAACAGCTTTTTCTATTTTATCTGCTGAATCAAATTCTTTTATGTGTTTAAGCATCATAACTCCTGATAAAATAGCAGCAGTAGGATTAGCTTTCCCTGTTCCAGCTATGTCTGGTGCTGATCCATGCGCAGGTTCAAAAATAGCATAATCTTCTCCTATGTTTGCTCCAGGAACTAAACCGAGTCCACCCACAAGTCCAGATGCCATATCTGATAAGATATCACCATAAAGATTAGGCATTACGAGTAAATCATAATTTTCCGGGTTTAATACAAGCTTCATGCTCATAGCGTCAACTATGACACCTTCAAATTCAATTTCTTTATATTCTTTAGCTATATTTCTCGCACACTTCAGAAAAAGTCCATCCGATAACTTCATTATATTTGCCTTATGGACTGCTGTTACCTTCCTTCTATTATTATCCTTTGCATATTCAAATGCAAATTTCACAATCCTATCACTGGCCTTTTTAGATATTATCTTAATACTTTCTGCTATATCTTCACTTACCATATGCTCTATTCCAGCATATAAATCTTCTGTATTTTCCCTGAATACAACAATATCAACATTCTTATACCTTGATTTCACACCTTTGTAAGTCTTTATAGGTCTTACATTTGCATATAAATTCAAAGTTTTTCTAAGGGTGACATTTACACTTCTAAATCCCTTTCCGATCGGAGTAGTAACCGGCCCTTTAAGCGCTATTTTATTTTTCTTTATACTATCTATAATATAATCAGGAAGGGGAGTACCATACTCTTCAATAACCTCAAATCCGGCTTTTACAATATCCCATTTGATATTTACTCCGCTTTCATCTAAAACTTTCTTTGCCGCCATAGTCACTTCTGGACCAATTCCATCTCCTAAAATGAGAGTAATATTATGTGTCAAATCCTACACCTCCAAAGTTTAAAAAGTAATATGCATCCATTAATAATAAGATTTCAGCTTATACACTATTTATTACTTTTTACTAAATTTAAAAGTCCGCCTAATTTTATCATGTTTTTTTGCCTGTCTGTAATTTCTAAAAGCATACTGTATTCTTCATTCTTAGTTTTATTCTTTACTATAACCCCGGAATTATTAACCTGATCTAAAGCATTCTCTATAACAAGCTCATCCATCTCATCAATTTTATCATAATCCTTTAAATCCTTAAATACCAAAGGTATTATTCC is from Clostridium fermenticellae and encodes:
- a CDS encoding amino acid ABC transporter permease; its protein translation is MDTGTVINTLPILLKGSAMTVELTVITLVVGTILGILLALLKLSKNVILRFISSFYTWIFRGTPLLLQLFFFYYGLPFIGLKLTPFEAAVIGLSLNCSAYMAEIIRGGIQSVDKGQFEAAKALGFNYSETMRKIILPQTFKLIIPPVGNEFIAMLKDTSLVSTIAMVELMRSAQQMYATTFKPIEVFLTAGVLYLLMTTIFTGIFSTFEKKLSVYD
- a CDS encoding DUF378 domain-containing protein; the protein is MKSLDTTALIFIIIGAINWGLIGFFKFDLIASLFGTMSTLSRIIYALVGISGLYSLSFLGRERDTNENMENRETR
- a CDS encoding argininosuccinate synthase → MKDKVVLAYSGGLDTSIIIQWLKENYDLDVIAACINVGQDDDMDKVREKALKTGAIKVYIEDVKEEFVTQYLFKAVKANALYEGKYMLGTSLARPLMAKRLTEIAHAEGAKYIAHGCTGKGNDQVRFEVGIAAFDPSIKIIAPWRIWDIKSREDAIDYANAKGIEISVTKKKIYSVDKNLWHTSHEGGDLEDPKNEPKQDLYMTITPPELAKDEATYIDLYFEHGIPKKLNGKDIKPVELIETLNKLGGQNGIGIVDMVENRLVGMKSRGVYETPGGTILYAAHKELEELTVDKDAFHFKQIISQKYGELVYDGLWFTTLKEALDAFIDTTQKNVTGTVKLKLYKGNVIVASIDAPHALFDQDVSSFGASDLYNHKDAEGFINIFSLPSKIKAIVDKREG
- a CDS encoding ABC transporter substrate-binding protein, whose product is MKKFKKLMALMFIFIFSAALFAGCGSSSNSSNSGQSKSSSDSSLDNIKKAGVIKIGLEDSFPPMEFRNNKNELKGFDIDMANAIGKKLGVKTEFVPTDFNGIILALKTGKFDAIISGLSITDERKKEIAFSEPYLMDSQIIIVKNGNTAIKKADDLKGKTVGVGLGTTSENVAAKMKGLKEVKKYDKTTEELQDLLIGRIDAVVVDEPVGRYYLSASDKKGKYLVLNDNLTKEPMGIGFKKENKDLQSAVQKAVNELKKEGELSKLSIKWFGTDIYK
- the argH gene encoding argininosuccinate lyase, with translation MKLWGGRFKKAENKLMEDFNSSLSFDKTLYFEDIQGSIAHVKMLAKSCILTQEECSIIQNGLKSILSDIESGKLKIDGDYEDIHSFVETNLIERVGEVGKKLHTARSRNDQVAVDLRLYAKKKAYEVIDNIEMLQAAIKELAYKNDSIMPGYTHLQRAQVITFKHHILAYYNMLLRDKKRVRNAIEIMNENPLGCCALAGTTYNIDRNFTTRELGFNKPVDNFLDGVSDRDYVIELLSCFSIIMMHLSRLSEELILWSTKEFDFVQIDDEFSTGSSIMPQKKNPDAAELIRGKTGRVYGSLIALLTIMKGIPLAYNKDMQEDKEQFFNSLDTVLSCLKIMSGMLSTLKIKEKNTFKSVKQGFLNATEAADYLANKGMPFRDAHKVIGEIVLYCEQNIKAIEDLSLEELKKFSELFEEDVYSFIDYQNTLNRGIKRELK
- a CDS encoding hydrolase, yielding MAKNTKYVPTIKGILRSHMINMPEVIREASGIKVFGKRIKSFIFTTDVAVIKNNNADAIFAVYPFTPQPLITHVLITASDVPVFCGVGGGLTTGKRVINLALDAEFQGAMGIVVNSPTPNDIIRGVRDTIDSPIVVTVVSEKEDLDKRIEAGTTIFNVSAGKNTASVVRSIRSRYNEFPIIASGGKTEESIRETIEAGANSIVYTPASTGQIFKGTMEKYRADYM
- a CDS encoding isocitrate dehydrogenase (NAD(+)) gives rise to the protein MTHNITLILGDGIGPEVTMAAKKVLDESGVNIKWDIVKAGFEVIEEYGTPLPDYIIDSIKKNKIALKGPVTTPIGKGFRSVNVTLRKTLNLYANVRPIKTYKGVKSRYKNVDIVVFRENTEDLYAGIEHMVSEDIAESIKIISKKASDRIVKFAFEYAKDNNRRKVTAVHKANIMKLSDGLFLKCARNIAKEYKEIEFEGVIVDAMSMKLVLNPENYDLLVMPNLYGDILSDMASGLVGGLGLVPGANIGEDYAIFEPAHGSAPDIAGTGKANPTAAILSGVMMLKHIKEFDSADKIEKAVQKVLADGRCVTCDLGGSASTSEFTSAIIEEMNN
- a CDS encoding amino acid ABC transporter ATP-binding protein; translated protein: MENTAVNNCVDFSPKQFMIEAKNLTKKFNDLTVFENLNVDIKKGEVLVVIGPSGSGKSTFLRCLNHLEEINGGKVIIEGEELNSKDKKLLRRITTKMGMVFQNFNLFPHMTALENVMIAPSIVKKENKSDVLDKAKKLLAKVGLSDKEDFYPTKLSGGQQQRVAIARALAMNPDIMLFDEPTSALDPELVGEVLNVMKDLAKDGMTMVVVTHEMGFAREVADRVIFMDGGKIVEQGVPDDIFSHPKEERTKEFLKKVLK